From a region of the Odoribacter splanchnicus DSM 20712 genome:
- the gldG gene encoding gliding motility-associated ABC transporter substrate-binding protein GldG, whose product MGELVRKELKSFFASLSGYVVLVFFLLANGLFLWIIPGGYHIPASGLADMQAFFTLAPLLYLFLVPALCMRLFAEERRTGTLELLLTRPLTTWQIVGAKYLAGFLLVLFSILPTLVYPVSLWFLAQPVGHIDVGGIIGSYIGLIFLSGIYVAAGVWASALTENQIIAFLYTLVVAFLLYTGLDFIAGIPLFEDYQTSIQFWGIHFHYEPMSRGVIAFSDVVYFVSFVFLFLWATVRRFHGIRLGGGYVIIAFVVLNLACTRVYLRADITDDKRYTLSESTCSLLRGIDRGVSVDIFLGGKLPAGLQKLQYALTRNLEEFRRLSGNNFRYQLIDPTEIQDPEEKKALVKYLAERGILPINLNRRSEDETLSQQIIFPGLIIYDQETEVSVNLLQNVPGNSADENINHSIEALEYELTKAIRLLIQKQKKVVGFLVGQGELTYPEVMDMAKTLSYYYQVDLVSCDSLATDLKRYAALIIAKPTKDFSERDKYVIDQYLMHGGRLLWCLDEVDVDHEVLKNQETVPAVYRPLNVEDMLFRYGVRINPDLVLDGNCVLIPVITGMNGTTPDYSPGCWYYSPLLLARGQHPVTAGLQPVRVDYANSIDTVGKNDGLKKTVLLSTSSYAAVMKTPCPVSLSITEEKMTPDRFNRRFVPVAVAVEGNFTSLFQYRNREEVAGQPFKAQSGYSRVIVVADGEVIRNQVRGVGENARIVPLGYDEYSGQMYGNRDFILNCVNWLCDDEGWMQLRGRNLSLYLLDKTRLKAERTSWEMLNLLFPIFIVAVGGGIFAWGRKSRNRKRGSTRFNDLR is encoded by the coding sequence ATGGGTGAACTGGTAAGGAAGGAATTAAAAAGTTTTTTTGCCTCGCTGTCAGGCTATGTGGTGTTGGTGTTTTTTCTGCTTGCTAATGGTCTGTTTTTGTGGATCATTCCGGGAGGATATCATATTCCGGCAAGTGGCCTGGCCGACATGCAGGCTTTTTTTACCCTTGCTCCGCTTTTGTACCTTTTTCTGGTTCCTGCTCTTTGTATGCGCCTATTTGCAGAAGAAAGGCGTACCGGTACGCTGGAGTTACTGCTTACCCGCCCGCTAACTACCTGGCAGATTGTCGGAGCAAAATATCTGGCCGGATTTCTGTTGGTGCTCTTTTCGATATTACCTACCCTCGTTTATCCGGTCAGTTTATGGTTTTTAGCCCAGCCGGTCGGACATATCGATGTGGGAGGAATTATAGGTTCGTATATCGGGTTGATTTTCTTATCCGGCATATATGTGGCTGCCGGGGTTTGGGCTTCGGCTTTGACCGAAAATCAGATTATTGCTTTTCTCTACACCCTGGTGGTGGCTTTTTTGTTGTATACCGGTCTCGACTTTATAGCCGGTATTCCTTTGTTTGAAGATTATCAGACTTCGATTCAGTTTTGGGGAATTCATTTTCATTATGAGCCCATGTCGCGGGGGGTCATCGCTTTTAGCGATGTCGTTTATTTTGTCTCCTTCGTTTTTCTTTTTCTGTGGGCTACCGTACGGCGGTTTCACGGAATACGGTTAGGCGGGGGCTATGTTATAATAGCTTTTGTGGTTTTGAATCTGGCTTGTACCCGGGTTTACCTGAGGGCGGATATTACCGATGATAAGCGTTATACGCTTTCCGAATCCACCTGTTCGTTGCTCCGGGGAATCGACCGGGGAGTCAGTGTAGATATTTTTTTGGGTGGAAAATTACCTGCCGGTTTGCAAAAATTGCAATATGCATTGACCAGAAATCTCGAAGAATTCCGCCGGCTTTCGGGAAATAATTTCCGTTATCAGCTGATCGATCCTACGGAAATACAGGATCCTGAAGAGAAAAAGGCTTTAGTAAAATACCTGGCAGAACGGGGAATCCTGCCGATAAATCTGAATCGCAGAAGTGAAGACGAGACTTTATCCCAGCAGATCATTTTTCCCGGATTGATCATTTACGATCAGGAAACTGAAGTAAGTGTCAATTTATTACAGAATGTGCCCGGAAATAGTGCCGACGAGAATATCAACCATTCTATCGAGGCATTGGAATATGAATTGACAAAAGCGATTCGGTTACTGATACAGAAACAAAAAAAAGTAGTCGGTTTTTTGGTAGGACAGGGCGAATTGACTTATCCGGAAGTGATGGATATGGCGAAGACACTTTCCTATTATTATCAGGTCGATCTGGTGAGTTGTGATAGCCTGGCGACCGACTTGAAACGCTATGCTGCTTTGATTATCGCTAAACCGACGAAAGATTTTTCTGAGCGGGATAAATACGTTATCGATCAGTATCTTATGCATGGTGGACGGTTACTATGGTGCTTGGACGAAGTGGATGTAGATCACGAAGTGTTGAAAAATCAGGAGACTGTACCTGCTGTTTATCGGCCTTTGAATGTGGAAGATATGTTGTTCCGCTATGGGGTAAGGATAAATCCTGATCTGGTATTGGATGGAAATTGTGTGCTGATTCCTGTGATTACCGGGATGAACGGGACGACTCCCGACTATAGTCCGGGTTGCTGGTATTATTCGCCCTTATTACTCGCCCGCGGACAACATCCGGTAACGGCCGGATTGCAACCGGTACGGGTGGATTATGCCAACAGTATCGATACGGTGGGAAAAAACGATGGACTGAAAAAGACCGTATTGTTGTCCACTTCCTCTTATGCGGCTGTTATGAAAACTCCTTGCCCTGTATCGTTGTCGATAACCGAGGAGAAGATGACTCCCGACCGGTTCAATCGTCGGTTTGTACCGGTAGCAGTAGCTGTCGAGGGAAATTTTACTTCTCTGTTCCAGTACCGGAATCGGGAAGAAGTGGCGGGACAGCCTTTTAAAGCACAGAGCGGTTATAGTCGGGTGATCGTAGTAGCTGACGGGGAGGTGATCCGTAATCAGGTGAGAGGGGTGGGGGAAAATGCCCGGATCGTACCCTTGGGCTATGATGAGTATAGCGGACAGATGTACGGAAACCGTGATTTTATTCTCAATTGTGTCAATTGGTTGTGTGATGATGAGGGATGGATGCAGCTGAGAGGACGGAATTTGTCCTTATATCTATTGGATAAAACCCGGCTGAAAGCGGAACGTACTTCGTGGGAAATGCTGAATTTATTATTCCCTATATTTATCGTCGCTGTTGGGGGAGGAATCTTTGCCTGGGGAAGAAAATCAAGAAACCGGAAGAGGGGTTCTACCCGTTTTAACGATTTAAGATAG
- a CDS encoding 3'-5' exonuclease: MKLNLANPIVFFDLETTGINIAKDRIVEISVLKVYPNGKEEQKTIRVNPGMHIPEEASAIHGIYDEDVKDAPMFKHIARELAHYIEGCDLGGYNSNRFDIPLLAEEFLRAEVDFDMSKRKFVDVQTIFHKMEQRTLSAAYHFYCDKCLEDAHTAAADTMATYEVLMAQLDRYGEKLENNIDFLSKFSTQNKNVDFAGFIIYDDKGVEVFNFGKNKGVPVEKVLKEQQGYYDWMIKSDFPLYTKKVLTKIKLRSSGLVKGV, translated from the coding sequence ATGAAACTGAATTTAGCTAATCCCATCGTTTTTTTCGATCTGGAAACCACGGGAATCAATATTGCTAAAGACCGGATCGTGGAAATTTCGGTATTGAAAGTGTATCCGAACGGTAAGGAGGAACAAAAGACCATCCGGGTGAATCCGGGAATGCATATCCCCGAAGAAGCGTCTGCTATTCATGGCATTTACGATGAAGATGTGAAAGATGCACCGATGTTCAAGCATATTGCCCGCGAATTGGCGCATTATATCGAAGGATGTGATTTGGGAGGATATAATTCGAATCGTTTCGATATCCCCTTATTGGCAGAAGAATTTTTGCGTGCGGAGGTGGATTTCGATATGAGTAAACGGAAGTTTGTAGATGTACAAACTATTTTCCACAAAATGGAACAGCGTACCCTGTCGGCTGCCTACCATTTTTATTGTGATAAATGTCTTGAAGATGCCCATACGGCTGCAGCCGACACGATGGCTACCTATGAGGTGCTGATGGCCCAGCTGGATAGATATGGGGAAAAGCTGGAAAATAATATCGATTTCTTAAGTAAGTTTTCTACCCAAAACAAGAACGTCGACTTTGCCGGTTTTATTATTTATGACGATAAAGGGGTAGAAGTGTTTAACTTCGGTAAGAATAAAGGAGTGCCTGTAGAGAAGGTGTTGAAAGAACAACAGGGATATTATGATTGGATGATCAAAAGTGATTTCCCACTTTATACCAAAAAGGTGTTGACTAAGATTAAACTGAGAAGTTCCGGGTTAGTAAAAGGGGTGTAG
- the dnaN gene encoding DNA polymerase III subunit beta — MKFVVSSNTLLTRLQAVSKVIGGKPVQPILDNILLVATEGVLYATASDKETTMEARIELESLEEEGKITIPAKILLDILKEFPEQPLTFEINTETNEVKIISEKGEFSVPGESAEDYPIQAALNDSSNDLTSKCGLILEGIVKTIFATANDDLRPVMNCILIEMNEDNFTFVASDAHKLVRYKRFDAKSENGQFSLILPKKPALMLKNILPKDDSELKISFNDKMACFVFGDYKMTSTLVEGRFPNYNSVIPQNNPKKIIIEKKELYNSLRRVSVMANQASNLVKFDVAEGKIVISAQDMDYSMSGHETLTCQYEGENIAIGFKSPFVLEILSNIESENVVLELSDPTRPGLFLPFENEDNDEDLLMLLMPMMV; from the coding sequence ATGAAGTTTGTCGTATCAAGCAATACATTGCTGACCCGTTTGCAAGCGGTAAGTAAAGTGATCGGTGGAAAGCCCGTACAACCTATTCTGGATAATATCTTGTTGGTGGCTACCGAAGGTGTCTTATATGCAACAGCATCTGATAAAGAGACGACCATGGAAGCCCGGATAGAATTGGAAAGTCTGGAAGAAGAAGGTAAAATAACGATACCTGCCAAAATATTGCTGGATATTTTGAAGGAATTTCCCGAACAACCGTTGACATTCGAAATCAATACGGAGACCAATGAGGTGAAAATTATTTCCGAGAAGGGAGAGTTTTCTGTGCCGGGAGAAAGTGCCGAAGATTATCCGATACAGGCAGCACTCAACGATAGCAGCAACGACCTGACCTCTAAATGCGGTTTGATTCTGGAAGGAATTGTGAAGACGATATTTGCAACGGCCAACGACGATCTGCGTCCGGTTATGAACTGTATCCTGATCGAAATGAACGAAGATAATTTTACCTTTGTCGCTTCGGATGCTCACAAATTAGTTCGTTACAAACGGTTCGACGCCAAAAGTGAAAACGGACAGTTCTCTTTGATTTTACCGAAGAAACCGGCCTTGATGCTGAAGAATATTCTGCCGAAAGACGACTCGGAACTGAAGATCTCTTTTAACGATAAAATGGCTTGCTTCGTATTCGGTGATTATAAAATGACTTCTACTCTGGTCGAGGGACGTTTCCCGAATTATAATTCGGTTATCCCGCAGAATAACCCGAAAAAGATTATCATTGAAAAGAAAGAGCTTTACAATTCTTTACGCCGGGTGTCTGTCATGGCCAATCAGGCTAGTAATCTGGTGAAATTCGATGTTGCAGAAGGAAAAATCGTCATTTCAGCCCAGGATATGGATTATTCGATGTCGGGACACGAAACACTGACTTGTCAGTATGAAGGCGAGAACATCGCTATCGGTTTCAAATCGCCTTTCGTCCTTGAAATTCTCTCTAATATCGAATCTGAAAATGTGGTGCTGGAGTTATCCGATCCGACTCGTCCGGGATTGTTCCTGCCGTTTGAAAACGAGGACAACGATGAAGATTTGTTGATGCTGCTGATGCCGATGATGGTGTAA
- a CDS encoding aminopeptidase P family protein, translated as MFETSVYKNRRARLKEKVKSGLVLILGNGEAPANYTDNTYKFRQDSSFLYFFGLNQPGFAGVIDIDSGDEYIFGNDVDMDDIIWMGPQPSVKDMAARVGVSKTAPFARLADCMKTAISQGRRIHFLPPYRFRNMLLLEELLGIRPALVKNYASLELIKAVVDLRSVKEPCEIEEITKACNIGYEMHTAAMRNCKPGVKEQYIAGLIEGIAASYGSMVSFPVILSQNGETLHNHDHSQILQEGRMMLTDAGAEEVSHYCSDFTRTVPVGGKFLTRQKEVYNIVLAANNKAIEIAKPGVTYQYVHLEVCKVLAQGLKDLGLMKGDVNEAVAAGAHALFMPHGLGHMMGLDVHDMEDLGQIYVGYDDETRPIDQFGTSSLRMGRRLQEGFVITDEPGCYFIPALIDQWRAQGMHKEFLNYDKIETFKDFGGIRLEDDILIIPGGSRFLGDKRTPITVEEVEEIMR; from the coding sequence ATGTTTGAAACAAGTGTTTACAAAAACAGACGCGCCCGTCTGAAAGAAAAAGTGAAAAGTGGTTTGGTGTTGATCCTGGGAAATGGGGAGGCCCCGGCTAATTATACGGATAATACTTATAAGTTCCGTCAGGATAGTTCGTTTCTCTATTTTTTCGGTCTGAATCAACCCGGTTTTGCAGGAGTGATCGATATCGATTCGGGGGATGAATATATATTCGGGAATGATGTGGATATGGATGATATTATCTGGATGGGACCTCAACCGAGTGTAAAGGATATGGCAGCCCGGGTCGGCGTGTCGAAGACCGCTCCTTTTGCCCGGCTGGCGGATTGTATGAAAACGGCGATTTCTCAGGGACGCCGGATTCATTTTTTACCTCCTTATCGTTTCAGGAATATGCTCTTGCTCGAAGAGTTGTTGGGTATCCGGCCTGCTTTGGTGAAAAATTATGCTTCGCTGGAACTGATCAAAGCTGTGGTCGATCTCCGCTCGGTAAAAGAACCTTGTGAAATCGAGGAAATCACCAAAGCTTGTAATATCGGTTACGAAATGCATACAGCTGCTATGCGGAATTGTAAACCGGGAGTCAAGGAACAATATATTGCAGGGCTGATCGAAGGAATTGCAGCTTCGTACGGAAGTATGGTGTCGTTCCCTGTGATCCTGTCGCAGAACGGTGAAACACTCCATAATCACGATCATAGCCAGATCCTTCAGGAAGGACGTATGATGCTGACGGATGCCGGAGCAGAAGAAGTGTCCCATTATTGTTCGGACTTTACCCGTACGGTTCCGGTCGGTGGGAAATTCCTGACCCGCCAGAAAGAGGTTTATAATATCGTATTGGCTGCTAATAACAAAGCGATAGAGATAGCTAAACCCGGGGTGACTTATCAATACGTGCACCTGGAGGTATGTAAGGTGCTGGCACAGGGTTTGAAAGATCTCGGCCTGATGAAAGGAGATGTAAACGAAGCGGTTGCTGCCGGGGCGCATGCCTTATTTATGCCTCACGGACTGGGACATATGATGGGATTGGATGTACATGATATGGAAGACTTGGGACAGATCTATGTGGGATATGACGATGAAACCCGGCCGATCGACCAGTTCGGAACTTCATCGTTGCGGATGGGGCGCCGGTTGCAGGAGGGATTTGTCATTACCGATGAACCGGGATGTTATTTTATTCCGGCATTGATAGACCAATGGAGAGCACAGGGGATGCATAAAGAATTCCTGAATTATGACAAGATCGAAACATTCAAGGATTTCGGAGGTATCCGTTTGGAAGATGATATCCTGATTATTCCCGGAGGTTCGCGCTTCCTGGGAGATAAACGTACTCCGATTACTGTCGAAGAAGTTGAGGAGATTATGCGTTAA
- the mce gene encoding methylmalonyl-CoA epimerase, translating into MKPTHIEHIGIAVKSLEEAIPFYENVLGLKCYAVEEVKDQKVKTAFFQVGQTKIELLESTDPEGPIGKFVEKNGGGMHHMAFAVEDVAEALNEAAAAGCQLIDKAPRTGAEGLQIGFLHPKSTNRVLTELCGKK; encoded by the coding sequence ATGAAACCAACTCATATCGAACACATCGGTATTGCCGTCAAAAGTCTGGAAGAAGCTATTCCATTTTATGAAAATGTATTAGGACTGAAATGCTATGCAGTAGAAGAAGTAAAAGATCAGAAAGTAAAAACAGCTTTCTTTCAAGTAGGTCAGACAAAAATCGAATTGTTGGAATCTACCGATCCTGAAGGTCCTATCGGGAAATTTGTAGAAAAAAATGGTGGCGGTATGCACCACATGGCATTTGCCGTTGAAGATGTAGCCGAAGCTTTAAACGAAGCAGCAGCAGCCGGTTGTCAGTTAATCGACAAAGCTCCCCGTACCGGAGCAGAAGGACTTCAAATCGGATTCCTTCACCCGAAATCAACCAATCGGGTACTGACAGAACTTTGCGGTAAAAAATAA